A genomic region of Miscanthus floridulus cultivar M001 chromosome 3, ASM1932011v1, whole genome shotgun sequence contains the following coding sequences:
- the LOC136541574 gene encoding mediator of RNA polymerase II transcription subunit 33A-like isoform X3, whose translation MDLIDGNLKLSKIFGISTCEPGVFVVHFTLCIIWQLVDVVLDDEGLLELTPEKKTQWPTRPEDVSTFEGTFTELRTEKIEKLQKMNTVTTMELIEHLLRDKVITRILSLARENMQSHWGAFTNRLHLLATNSSTLQNSTISLEPFQHLIVGDGNAYGETKHNIRKRFHPTVASNPLASPNGRCLGANYSSLWIPIDMYLEDCLDGSIAATNSIEILSGLVKALQAVNRSTWHDAFLALWVASLRLVQREREPIEGPVPHLDTRLCMLLSITTLAIADIIMEADSLCNETELNSHVNGKKAIGNLRNELMLSLQILGDYESLLVPPSCVIPAANLAATKAAMFISGISINNGYMDNVNGMNYTGNMRHLIMESCISRQLLDTSAYYWPGYISNHANSSSHTLPSQLAGWSSFMNGAPLTQPLVNMLVSTPASSLTEVDKLFDVAIDGSDDDSISAATVLCGATLLRGWNFQEHTVRLVVKLLSPSDPIDYSGRESQLIKLGPMLNVILSGISAVDYAPIFSFHGLIPELAAVLMAICEVFGCLSPSVSWTLRTGEEISAHTVFSNAFILLLRLWKFNHPPLEYCIMGDGAPVGSQLTPEYLLLLRNSQVLSSSSLARQRNGQRQSQVSTSHPSSGNPIFMDSFPKLKLWYQQHQACLASTLSGLAHGTPVRNNVDSLLNQMFRKANKGGTSIGSLSGSSSISNSSGPGVDDSQLWPQLPAWEILEAVPFVVDAALTACSHGRLFPRELATGLKDLADFLPASLATIVSYFSAEVTRGVWKPASMNGSDWPSPSVNLSMVDEHIKKIVAATGVDVPRLVTGGSSSGTLPLPLAAFVSLTITYKLDKASERFLNLAGPALENLAASCPWPSMAIVAALWTQKVKRWTDFLIFSASRTVFHHNNEAVVQLLRSCFATTLGMSSTSVCSCGGVASLLGHGYCPGGFSPVAPGILYLRIFRCIKDCSILAEDILSLLMLSVKDIAETTVPRHRSDKLKKTKYGMRHGQVSLSAAMTQVKVAASLGATLVWLSGGTALVQSLIQEMLPSWFLAVQNLDQGGASGGMVYKLGGHALAYLAVYSGMFAWGIDPTPVSRRRERVMRSHLGFLASALDGKISLGCDLSLWRAYVSGFLGLVVECTPCWVQEVDLRVLKRLSSGLRHWAEDELAVALLRRAGPEAMGTAAEMILGREW comes from the exons ATGGATTTAATAGACGGGAACCTTAAACTTTCCAAGATATTTGGCATCTCTACATGTGAACCAGGGGTTTTTGTTGTGCATTTCACTCTTTGTATTATATGGCAGTTGGTTGATGTTGTTTTGGATGATGAGGGCCTGCTAGAGTTAACTCCAGAGAAGAAAACTCAATGGCCAACCAGGCCTGAAGATGTGAGCACATTTGAAGGAACTTTTACTGAACTAAGAACTGAGAAGATTGAAAAGTTACAGAAGATGAACACTGTAACAACTATGGAGCTCATTGAGCATCTTCTTCGTGATAAAGTAATTACTCGTATCCTATCATTGGCACGCGAAAACAT GCAATCTCACTGGGGGGCATTTACTAACCGGTTGCACTTACTTGCAACAAACTCATCTACCTTGCAAAATTCAACAATATCCTTGGAACCATTTCAGCATTTGATTGTAGGTGATGGCAATGCATATGGAGAAACTAAACATAATATACGTAAAAGATTCCACCCAACAGTGGCTTCTAACCCTCTAGCTTCACCAAATGGACGATGCCTTGGTGCTAACTATTCTTCACTATGGATTCCTATCGATATGTATCTTGAGGATTGTCTCGATGGTTCAATCGCTGCAACAAATTCCATTGAGATTTTAAGTG GTTTGGTCAAGGCTCTTCAAGCAGTCAATAGGTCGACTTGGCATGATGCTTTCTTGGCCCTCTGGGTAGCTTCACTTCGCCTTGTACAAAGA GAAAGAGAACCAATTGAAGGTCCTGTACCTCACCTAGACACACGGCTGTGCATGTTGTTGTCTATCACAACACTTGCGATTGCTGATATAATCATGGAAGCAGATTCACTTTGCAATGAAACAGAACTCAACAGTCATGTGAATGGGAAGAAAGCAATTGGTAATCTACGCAACGAATTGATGCTAAGCTTACAGATACTTGGTGATTATGAAAGCTTGCTTGTTCCTCCTTCATGTGTCATCCCAGCAGCTAATCTGGCTGCTACTAAAGCTGCTATGTTCATTTCGGGAATCAGTATAAACAATGGCTACATGGATAATGTCAATGGGATGAACTATA CCGGAAATATGCGACATTTGATTATGGAGTCATGTATCTCAAGGCAGTTGCTGGATACATCAGCTTACTATTGGCCTGGTTATATCAGTAATCACGCCAACTCTTCATCTCATACACTCCCTAGCCAACTTGCTGGGTGGTCATCTTTCATGAATGGTGCACCACTGACTCAGCCACTGGTTAATATGTTGGTATCAACTCCTGCTTCCAG CTTGACAGAGGTCGACAAGTTATTTGATGTTGCAATTGATGGATCAGATGACGACAGCATTTCTGCTGCCACTGTTTTATGTGGAGCCACCCTTTTACGAGGTTGGAATTTTCAG GAGCATACAGTTCGGTTAGTTGTTAAACTGCTCTCACCATCTGATCCAATCGATTATTCTGGAAGGGAGAGCCAATTGATAAAGCTTGGTCCAATGCTCAATGTTATTCTTTCAGGAATATCGGCCGTGGACTATGCTCCAATCTTCTCATTCCATGGCCTG ATTCCAGAGCTGGCTGCTGTTCTTATGGCAATCTGTGAAGTATTTGGGTGTCTTTCTCCAAGTGTTTCCTGGACACTGAGAACTGGAGAGGAAATATCTGCTCACACAGTCTTCTCGAATGCATTCATTCTTCTGTTGAGACTCTGGAAGTTTAACCATCCACCACTTGAGTATTGCATAATGGGAGATGGTGCTCCAGTTGGCTCGCAGCTAACTCCTGAGTATCTTCTGCTGTTGCGGAATTCCCAGGTTCTATCTTCCAGCAGTTTGGCAAGACAACGAAACGGACAAAGGCAATCACAAGTATCAACTTCACACCCATCATCTGGGAATCCTATTTTTATGGACTCGTTTCCAAAGTTGAAGTTATGGTACCAGCAACACCAAGCTTGTCTGGCCTCAACTCTCTCTGGACTTGCTCATGGGACACCTGTACGTAACAATGTGGACAGCCTTCTTAATCAGATGTTCAGAAAGGCTAATAAAGGAGGCACATCTATAGGTTCTTTGTCTGGAAGTAGCAGCATAAGTAATTCTTCCGGTCCTGGTGTGGACGATTCACAGCTTTGGCCTCAGTTGCCAGCTTGGGAGATACTGGAGGCTGTTCCATTTGTGGTTGATGCTGCTCTGACTGCTTGTTCCCATGGAAGACTGTTTCCACGTGAACTGGCCACAG GCTTGAAGGATCTGGCTGATTTCCTGCCTGCATCTCTTGCTACAATAGTAAGCTACTTTTCAGCTGAGGTAACGCGGGGTGTCTGGAAGCCAGCATCCATGAATGGATCAGATTGGCCTAGCCCCTCTGTGAACCTATCCATGGTTGATGAGCACATCAAGAAAATCGTAGCTGCTACCGGTGTTGATGTTCCAAGGCTAGTTACAG GAGGAAGTTCTTCGGGTACACTTCCGTTGCCATTGGCTGCTTTCGTGAGCCTCACAATCACATACAAGCTTGACAAGGCATCAGAGCGTTTCCTCAACCTTGCTGGTCCAGCTCTAGAGAACCTCGCTGCAAGCTGCCCTTGGCCAAGCATGGCAATCGTTGCAGCACTGTGGACCCAGAAGGTGAAGCGATGGACCGATTTCCTAATATTTTCAGCTTCGCGCACGGTGTTCCACCACAACAACGAGGCAGTCGTCCAGCTCCTCCGAAGCTGCTTCGCCACTACCCTTGGCATGTCTTCGACATCAGTATGCAGCTGTGGAGGCGTCGCCAGCCTTCTGGGCCACGGGTACTGCCCTGGTGGTTTCTCACCAGTTGCACCAGGAATACTCTACCTCCGGATATTCCGGTGCATCAAGGACTGCTCCATACTGGCCGAGGACATACTCTCCCTTCTGATGCTTTCAGTGAAGGATATCGCGGAAACAACTGTGCCCAGACATCGGTCAGACAAACTAAAGAAGACCAAGTACGGGATGAGGCATGGCCAGGTATCTCTTTCCGCTGCAATGACGCAGGTGAAGGTGGCGGCATCGCTGGGAGCGACACTCGTCTGGCTATCCGGCGGCACGGCTCTCGTCCAGTCCCTGATCCAGGAGATGCTGCCGTCTTGGTTCCTGGCCGTGCAGAACCTGGACCAGGGCGGGGCCAGCGGAGGCATGGTGTACAAGCTGGGCGGGCACGCGCTGGCCTACCTCGCGGTGTACTCGGGGATGTTCGCCTGGGGCATCGACCCGACGCCCGTGTCCCGGCGCCGCGAGAGGGTCATGCGGTCGCACCTGGGGTTCCTGGCCAGCGCGCTGGACGGCAAGATTTCCCTGGGCTGCGACCTCTCCCTGTGGCGTGCCTACGTCTCTGGGTTCCTGGGGCTGGTGGTGGAGTGCACCCCGTGCTGGGTGCAGGAGGTGGACCTGAGGGTGCTCAAGCGCCTGAGCAGCGGCCTCCGGCACTGGGCCGAGGATGAGCTCGCGGTGGCGCTCCTCCGCCGCGCCGGGCCCGAGGCTATGGGCACGGCCGCCGAGATGATCCTGGGCAGGGAGTGGTGA